One stretch of Rosistilla oblonga DNA includes these proteins:
- the nadB gene encoding L-aspartate oxidase, whose translation MTPRYLVAFHPKRALHRFTDLLVIGGGLSGLRAANAAAANQSVLVVTKDRIQESNSNYAQGGIAGVIDETDSFENHVQDTLNAGGNLCDRSVVDTVIREAPRRIEELIAWGTRFDSHQEGSLMLGREGGHSHQRIVHALGDATGREVMRAVIQRTRERQNIQIMENAFTMDLLTHEGRCHGAALGVGTDKPTLVWAKQTILCTGGCGQIFRESTNPPVATADGIAAAYRAGVELRDMEMMQFHPTVLYIAGSSRFLITEAVRGEGAHLVDASGHRFMPEYDPRGELAPRDVVSQSIVCQMSKTQHPCVYLDLNHLDPKEVKSRFPGIAKVCQEFGLDITQDRIPVRPGAHYMIGGVSVDIEGRTSLPGLWAAGEVTSSGLHGANRLASNSLLEGLVYGAHAGEGAARAAAEMPDRYEALKIEGPATSAPVEPLDIGDIRNAMKSLMGRLCGVQRDAASLRQALDSLESYCSYALPRQFDSVEGWELQNMLLTARLMAASALAREESRGVHFRNDFPETNDEQWRRHLTVQIDRDGGRPRQTPIL comes from the coding sequence ATGACACCTCGCTATCTGGTCGCTTTTCATCCAAAACGGGCCCTGCATCGCTTCACCGACCTCTTGGTTATTGGTGGGGGGCTTTCGGGTTTGCGAGCCGCCAATGCTGCAGCGGCGAACCAATCGGTCCTGGTCGTGACCAAGGATCGGATCCAGGAATCGAACAGCAATTACGCTCAGGGCGGGATCGCCGGCGTGATCGACGAAACCGATTCTTTTGAGAATCACGTTCAGGACACTTTGAACGCCGGCGGCAATCTGTGCGATCGATCGGTCGTCGACACGGTAATTCGCGAAGCCCCCCGCCGGATCGAAGAGCTGATCGCTTGGGGGACGCGATTTGATTCGCACCAAGAGGGCTCGCTGATGCTCGGCCGCGAGGGAGGGCACAGCCACCAGCGGATCGTCCACGCCTTGGGAGATGCCACCGGACGCGAGGTGATGCGGGCGGTGATCCAGCGGACGCGCGAACGGCAGAACATCCAGATCATGGAAAACGCCTTCACCATGGATCTGTTAACCCATGAAGGACGCTGCCACGGCGCCGCCCTGGGCGTCGGGACCGACAAGCCGACCCTGGTTTGGGCCAAGCAGACGATCCTGTGCACCGGTGGCTGTGGGCAGATCTTCCGCGAATCGACGAACCCACCGGTAGCGACTGCCGATGGGATCGCTGCGGCTTACCGGGCAGGTGTCGAATTGCGCGACATGGAGATGATGCAGTTCCATCCGACGGTCCTCTACATCGCCGGCAGTTCCCGATTCCTGATCACCGAAGCGGTTCGAGGCGAAGGGGCGCATTTGGTCGATGCCTCGGGGCATCGGTTTATGCCCGAATACGATCCCCGCGGCGAACTGGCACCGCGCGATGTGGTCAGCCAATCGATCGTCTGCCAGATGAGCAAGACTCAGCATCCGTGCGTCTACTTGGACCTGAACCATCTGGATCCGAAAGAGGTGAAGTCGCGATTCCCTGGGATCGCCAAGGTCTGCCAAGAATTCGGTTTGGATATCACCCAGGATCGGATTCCGGTTCGTCCCGGCGCCCACTACATGATCGGCGGTGTCTCGGTCGATATCGAAGGCCGGACTTCGCTGCCGGGATTGTGGGCGGCGGGAGAGGTGACCAGCAGCGGGCTGCACGGCGCGAATCGGTTGGCGTCGAACAGTTTGTTAGAGGGACTCGTCTACGGAGCCCATGCCGGCGAAGGTGCCGCGCGGGCTGCGGCTGAAATGCCCGACCGCTACGAAGCGCTTAAGATCGAAGGACCAGCGACATCTGCCCCCGTGGAACCGCTTGATATTGGTGACATTCGCAACGCGATGAAAAGCCTGATGGGGCGGTTGTGTGGCGTGCAACGCGATGCCGCGTCGCTGCGTCAGGCGCTCGATTCGCTGGAGTCCTATTGCAGTTATGCGTTGCCGCGGCAGTTCGATTCGGTCGAGGGTTGGGAGTTGCAGAACATGCTGCTGACCGCTCGCTTGATGGCCGCCAGCGCGCTGGCCCGTGAGGAGTCGCGAGGCGTTCACTTCCGCAACGACTTCCCCGAGACAAACGACGAGCAATGGCGGCGGCATCTAACGGTGCAGATCGACCGCGACGGCGGCCGCCCGCGTCAAACCCCGATCCTGTAG
- a CDS encoding prephenate dehydrogenase — protein MNREAQEAWRPRRIAVIGVGLLGGSVALAAKRRWPDATLVGSSRKPETRQTMLDLQVVDHAFADAIQCVADCDLIIIAAPVGHIARLLPEIADASDPNAIITDVGSTKHEIVTAAESHPAAALRFVGSHPIAGSERTGVENASVDLFQGKLSITTPTDQTDPIRHDRVKQFWQEIGCRVISMSPADHDLALASASHMPHIASAALALALPQEFAHLTGSGFRDATRIAAGDPLMWRQIVEANAPAVLAQLQQYESAIGQFRGAIASQDWTGIEKLFADAQTAKQTIDAATCGPEDDSE, from the coding sequence ATGAACCGCGAGGCGCAGGAAGCTTGGCGGCCGCGACGGATCGCCGTAATCGGTGTCGGTTTATTAGGCGGTTCGGTCGCGTTGGCAGCGAAGCGCCGCTGGCCCGACGCAACGCTTGTCGGTTCGTCTCGCAAGCCCGAGACGCGGCAGACGATGCTCGACCTACAAGTCGTCGACCACGCGTTTGCCGATGCGATCCAGTGTGTCGCCGATTGCGACCTGATCATCATCGCAGCCCCCGTTGGCCACATCGCGCGGTTGCTGCCCGAGATCGCCGATGCCAGCGATCCCAATGCGATCATCACCGATGTCGGCAGCACCAAACATGAAATCGTGACGGCAGCCGAATCGCACCCCGCCGCGGCGCTGCGGTTTGTCGGATCGCACCCGATCGCCGGCAGCGAGCGAACGGGAGTCGAAAACGCTTCGGTCGATCTGTTCCAAGGCAAGCTATCGATCACCACACCGACCGACCAAACCGATCCGATCCGCCACGACCGCGTAAAGCAGTTTTGGCAAGAGATCGGTTGCCGCGTGATCTCGATGAGTCCCGCCGACCACGACCTCGCATTGGCTTCTGCCAGCCATATGCCGCACATCGCATCAGCCGCTTTGGCCCTGGCGCTGCCACAAGAATTTGCCCATCTGACCGGATCGGGATTCCGCGACGCGACGCGGATCGCTGCGGGAGATCCATTGATGTGGCGACAGATCGTCGAAGCCAACGCGCCGGCGGTCTTGGCTCAGTTGCAGCAATACGAATCGGCGATCGGCCAGTTCCGCGGCGCGATCGCTAGCCAGGATTGGACTGGAATCGAAAAGCTGTTTGCCGACGCGCAAACCGCAAAACAAACGATCGATGCCGCGACGTGTGGCCCCGAAGACGACTCAGAATAA
- a CDS encoding class I SAM-dependent methyltransferase, which translates to MEIDVAPAEDEKTQQAAPSRSGSKVKAERAQLYKQLAPAYEVLFPLVIRNHIRTSIQSLNIPEGAKVLEVGIGTGISMPVYPQHAKITGIDLSEPMLEVAQKRIQREGWDHFDLRAMNAEQLDFPDESFDFVTAFHVVTVVSKPQKMMAEITRVLKPGGRLLVINHFRSRRKWIANMVDRADSVTRHLGWRTNLECQSIVENLPLEVEHRYKSSPFSLFTIVKAKRC; encoded by the coding sequence ATGGAAATCGACGTCGCCCCGGCGGAAGACGAAAAAACTCAGCAGGCTGCCCCATCGCGCTCCGGTTCGAAAGTGAAGGCTGAGCGAGCGCAGTTGTACAAGCAACTGGCCCCCGCCTACGAAGTCCTCTTCCCGTTGGTCATCCGCAACCACATCCGCACCAGCATTCAATCGTTGAACATCCCCGAGGGAGCCAAGGTGCTCGAAGTCGGGATTGGGACCGGAATCTCGATGCCGGTCTATCCCCAGCACGCCAAGATCACCGGGATCGACCTCTCCGAACCGATGCTGGAAGTCGCTCAAAAACGGATCCAACGCGAGGGTTGGGATCATTTTGACCTGCGGGCGATGAACGCCGAACAGCTCGATTTCCCCGACGAAAGCTTCGACTTCGTGACCGCTTTTCACGTCGTGACCGTCGTCTCGAAGCCGCAAAAGATGATGGCGGAGATCACGCGGGTCCTCAAACCGGGCGGCCGTCTGCTGGTCATCAACCACTTCCGCAGCCGCCGCAAGTGGATCGCCAACATGGTCGATCGCGCCGACAGCGTCACCCGGCACCTCGGCTGGCGGACCAATCTCGAATGCCAATCGATCGTCGAGAATCTGCCGCTGGAAGTCGAGCACCGCTACAAATCGTCTCCCTTCTCGCTCTTTACGATCGTCAAGGCGAAACGCTGCTAG
- a CDS encoding DUF1559 domain-containing protein — protein sequence MKTYAPTRRAFTLVELLVVIAIIGILVGLLLPAVQAAREAARRMSCSNNMKQLGLAMHNYHDTFRKFPYGYVDSGMVTRKRDCWMQRLLPFFEEGNMQDLYEQQNPEWIMDVDVTIKDRQIAALLCPSDTATPGLGANGGVRSGGAGFQGNYVMCTGDQYMYHTARGRGLIYAYSDTKFSSVTDGTSTSLMGGESIRGGGDTGGWGGAGGYWGGGRWGGYGFTAMEAPNTPVPDQHYTCKSTTYRDLPCISLIGADETRNSLRSRHPGGVQCFRIDGSTQFLSETIQLDVYRAMATIDNGEVVSDNP from the coding sequence ATGAAAACCTATGCCCCGACGCGGCGTGCGTTCACCCTAGTCGAATTGTTAGTGGTTATCGCCATTATTGGAATTTTGGTCGGCCTGTTGTTGCCAGCGGTCCAAGCGGCCCGTGAAGCGGCTCGCCGAATGAGCTGTTCTAACAATATGAAACAGCTGGGCCTGGCGATGCACAACTACCACGATACGTTCCGCAAGTTTCCCTACGGCTACGTCGATAGCGGGATGGTCACGCGTAAACGCGATTGCTGGATGCAGCGGTTGCTGCCCTTCTTCGAAGAAGGAAACATGCAAGACTTGTACGAACAACAGAATCCAGAGTGGATTATGGATGTCGACGTTACGATCAAGGACCGGCAGATCGCCGCGTTGTTGTGTCCATCGGACACCGCGACTCCTGGTCTTGGCGCCAACGGTGGCGTGCGATCTGGCGGAGCTGGTTTCCAAGGCAACTATGTCATGTGCACCGGCGACCAATACATGTATCACACCGCTCGTGGGCGTGGTTTGATCTACGCTTATTCCGACACCAAGTTCTCGTCGGTGACCGACGGAACGTCGACCTCGCTGATGGGCGGTGAATCGATCCGTGGCGGTGGCGACACCGGCGGTTGGGGCGGTGCTGGCGGATACTGGGGTGGTGGTCGTTGGGGTGGATACGGTTTCACCGCGATGGAAGCTCCCAACACACCGGTTCCCGATCAACACTACACCTGCAAATCGACCACCTATCGCGACCTGCCTTGCATCAGCTTGATCGGTGCCGATGAGACTCGTAACTCGTTGCGCAGCCGACATCCTGGCGGTGTGCAGTGTTTCCGAATCGATGGTTCGACTCAGTTCCTGTCCGAAACGATCCAGTTGGACGTCTATCGTGCGATGGCGACGATCGACAATGGCGAAGTCGTCAGCGACAATCCTTAA
- the ribA gene encoding GTP cyclohydrolase II: MSSPFNSVPEAVDAIARGEIVIVLDAENRENEGDYICAAEKASIENVNFMLSGRGQLCVAVLPDVCNRLDLHPLVERNDAPLKTAFQTPVDHRNAKTGITAAERSETIQALIQPHSHAEDFVRPGHVYPLLAKEGGVLRRAGHTEAAVDLARMAGLEPAGALCEVLNESGDRATRDDLLALAKKHNLKIITIEELIAHRRVNEKLVSRNAQADLPTSFGDFKIIVYDVQFEDQEPIALVYGDLASQDGPPPLVRMHSSCFTGDLVDSLRCDCGDQLKMALKVISSEGRGALVYLPQEGRGIGLAQKIRAYALQDQGLDTVEANHALGFKADMRDYGIGLQILKDLGLREVRLLTNNPKKTEAFNLRGFDLQVVDQVPIISESNVHNARYLQTKRDKMGHQLPSDPVESAE, translated from the coding sequence ATGAGTTCCCCGTTCAACAGCGTCCCCGAAGCCGTTGATGCGATCGCGCGTGGCGAAATCGTGATCGTTCTCGATGCCGAGAATCGTGAAAACGAAGGCGACTACATCTGCGCGGCCGAAAAAGCGTCGATCGAAAACGTCAACTTCATGCTCTCCGGACGCGGCCAGCTGTGCGTCGCCGTCCTCCCCGACGTCTGCAATCGCTTGGATCTGCACCCGTTGGTCGAACGCAACGACGCACCTTTGAAGACAGCCTTCCAGACGCCCGTCGATCATCGCAACGCCAAGACCGGCATCACCGCGGCCGAACGTTCCGAAACGATCCAGGCGCTGATCCAACCCCACAGCCACGCCGAAGACTTTGTCCGCCCCGGGCACGTCTATCCGCTGCTGGCGAAAGAGGGAGGCGTGTTGCGTCGGGCTGGGCACACCGAAGCTGCTGTCGATCTCGCCCGCATGGCGGGGCTGGAACCAGCCGGTGCGCTCTGCGAAGTCCTCAACGAATCGGGGGACCGCGCCACCCGCGACGATCTGCTGGCTCTGGCCAAGAAACACAACCTGAAGATCATCACGATCGAAGAACTGATCGCCCATCGCCGGGTGAATGAAAAGCTGGTCTCGCGGAACGCACAAGCCGATCTACCGACATCGTTTGGCGACTTTAAGATCATCGTCTACGACGTCCAGTTCGAAGACCAAGAACCGATCGCGCTGGTCTACGGCGACCTCGCCTCCCAAGACGGCCCGCCGCCGTTGGTGCGAATGCACAGCAGTTGCTTCACCGGCGACCTAGTCGATTCGCTTCGCTGCGATTGCGGCGACCAATTGAAGATGGCGTTGAAGGTGATCAGCAGCGAGGGACGCGGTGCGTTGGTCTATCTGCCGCAAGAGGGACGTGGCATCGGGTTGGCCCAGAAGATCCGCGCCTACGCCTTGCAAGACCAAGGGCTCGATACCGTTGAAGCCAACCACGCGTTGGGCTTCAAAGCCGACATGCGCGACTACGGCATCGGGCTGCAGATCCTCAAAGACCTCGGGCTCCGCGAAGTCCGCCTGCTGACCAACAATCCCAAGAAGACCGAAGCCTTCAATCTCCGCGGCTTCGATCTGCAGGTCGTCGATCAAGTGCCGATCATCTCCGAATCGAACGTTCACAACGCGCGTTACTTGCAAACCAAGCGAGACAAGATGGGGCACCAATTGCCCAGCGATCCGGTCGAGTCGGCCGAATGA
- the pssA gene encoding CDP-diacylglycerol--serine O-phosphatidyltransferase — protein MSYRPARKRRRPRMSLSFLPTMLTLGNGACGMASIAMAYNAELNWSTENKLFAAGCLIFAGMLFDAFDGWAARATKQTSEFGAQLDSLCDAITFGVAPAVLVWQYSNVLPLRVIYPIGVLFTLCTILRLARFNVETPSDDAEDHAYFEGLPSPAAAGTIATFAIATPELSAMQTSVADPRAQELAATVLASCQYLLPALAVILAYLMVSRFRYEHFVPKWLGGHWSPFQIGLALFAIMTVVVVKELALPLMFCYYAFESPIRNWMRLPESARASG, from the coding sequence ATGAGTTATCGACCCGCCCGCAAACGACGCCGCCCACGCATGAGCCTCAGCTTCCTGCCGACGATGCTGACCCTGGGCAACGGGGCCTGTGGCATGGCTAGTATCGCCATGGCTTATAATGCCGAACTGAACTGGTCGACCGAAAACAAGCTGTTTGCTGCCGGTTGCCTGATCTTCGCCGGCATGTTGTTCGACGCGTTTGACGGTTGGGCGGCCCGAGCGACCAAGCAGACCAGCGAGTTTGGTGCGCAATTGGACAGCCTGTGCGATGCGATCACCTTTGGCGTCGCCCCCGCGGTGCTGGTCTGGCAATACTCCAACGTCCTGCCACTGCGGGTGATCTACCCAATCGGCGTCCTCTTTACGCTCTGCACAATCCTGCGACTGGCTCGATTTAACGTCGAAACGCCAAGCGACGACGCCGAGGACCACGCTTATTTCGAGGGTTTGCCAAGCCCTGCTGCTGCGGGCACGATCGCCACCTTTGCGATCGCCACGCCCGAACTCTCGGCCATGCAGACATCCGTTGCCGATCCACGAGCTCAAGAATTGGCGGCCACCGTCCTGGCCAGCTGCCAATACCTTTTGCCAGCTCTGGCGGTAATATTAGCTTACCTGATGGTATCGCGATTTCGGTACGAGCACTTTGTTCCGAAATGGCTCGGCGGACACTGGTCTCCATTCCAGATCGGCCTGGCCCTTTTTGCTATTATGACAGTCGTGGTCGTGAAGGAATTAGCCCTGCCGCTGATGTTCTGCTACTACGCCTTTGAATCCCCGATCCGGAATTGGATGCGTCTGCCTGAATCGGCACGCGCAAGCGGTTAG
- a CDS encoding homoserine dehydrogenase produces the protein MEKTKVAIVGLGTVGTGVAKLLLDHGDRTARHAGRTLWLQRAVVRDASKPEYADLPEGVVTEDLDDVLNDPEIKVVAQLIGGLEPARTIMLKLLESGKDVVTANKALLAEHGPELFGRARELGQCIAFEAAVAGGIPIITNISQCLSANQILSLEGILNGTSNFLVTQMDRLGMSFDDAVAQAQELGYAEADPTMDVDGTDAAQKLAILAHLAFGAHPRWADIPRLGVDQLDPADLQYARELGYRIKLLAVARLGSEGLELHVSPTLVKAGTPLAEVQDAFNAIAVCGDAVGPVFYHGLGAGQMPTASAVVADIIDTAVGRTRLTFQTLKQFNGDEQPRVSLRPFSELPGRYYLRLHVTDSPGVLGEITGVLGRHQVSIASVIQHEPASDGTNDVVPLVIMTHSAPEGAAGRAANEIENLDCVVGKVVRLRVKVGE, from the coding sequence ATGGAAAAGACGAAGGTTGCAATCGTTGGGCTGGGTACCGTGGGAACCGGTGTGGCGAAGCTGTTGTTGGATCACGGCGATCGCACGGCGCGGCACGCCGGCCGCACGCTGTGGCTGCAACGGGCGGTAGTTCGCGATGCCAGCAAGCCTGAATACGCTGATTTGCCCGAGGGAGTTGTCACCGAAGACCTCGACGATGTCCTCAACGATCCGGAAATCAAAGTCGTCGCACAATTGATCGGCGGCTTGGAACCGGCCCGCACGATCATGCTGAAACTGCTCGAAAGCGGCAAAGACGTCGTCACCGCCAACAAAGCCCTGCTGGCCGAACATGGCCCCGAACTGTTTGGTCGCGCTCGCGAATTGGGACAGTGCATCGCGTTCGAAGCGGCCGTTGCCGGCGGCATCCCGATCATCACGAACATCAGCCAGTGCCTGTCGGCCAACCAGATCCTATCGCTCGAAGGGATCCTCAACGGGACCAGCAACTTTCTGGTCACGCAGATGGATCGCCTGGGGATGTCCTTCGACGACGCTGTCGCCCAGGCGCAGGAACTTGGATATGCCGAAGCCGATCCGACGATGGACGTCGACGGCACCGATGCCGCTCAAAAACTGGCGATCCTCGCCCACCTCGCCTTTGGTGCCCATCCACGCTGGGCCGACATCCCGCGTCTGGGCGTCGACCAATTGGACCCAGCCGACCTGCAGTACGCTCGCGAGCTGGGATATCGCATCAAGCTGCTAGCTGTCGCCCGCTTGGGCAGCGAAGGGCTCGAACTACACGTCTCTCCCACGCTGGTCAAAGCGGGAACGCCGCTGGCCGAAGTCCAAGATGCGTTTAACGCGATCGCGGTCTGCGGCGATGCCGTCGGCCCCGTCTTCTACCACGGTCTCGGCGCTGGCCAGATGCCAACCGCATCGGCTGTCGTCGCCGACATCATCGACACCGCAGTCGGACGCACGCGGCTGACCTTCCAGACGCTAAAGCAGTTCAACGGAGACGAACAGCCGCGTGTCAGCTTGCGTCCGTTCAGCGAACTCCCCGGACGGTATTATCTGCGTCTGCACGTCACCGATTCCCCCGGCGTGTTGGGCGAGATCACTGGAGTTCTGGGACGTCATCAGGTTTCGATCGCATCGGTGATCCAACACGAACCTGCCAGCGATGGGACCAACGATGTTGTTCCATTGGTGATCATGACCCACAGCGCTCCCGAAGGAGCCGCCGGTCGCGCCGCCAACGAGATCGAAAACCTCGATTGCGTCGTCGGCAAGGTGGTTCGCTTGCGAGTCAAAGTCGGCGAATAA